Proteins from a single region of Callospermophilus lateralis isolate mCalLat2 chromosome Y, mCalLat2.hap1, whole genome shotgun sequence:
- the LOC143639786 gene encoding LOW QUALITY PROTEIN: dolichyl pyrophosphate Glc1Man9GlcNAc2 alpha-1,3-glucosyltransferase-like (The sequence of the model RefSeq protein was modified relative to this genomic sequence to represent the inferred CDS: inserted 1 base in 1 codon; substituted 1 base at 1 genomic stop codon) has product MPDNPPTIWVTLLKCLLISTYHSTDYEVHHNWLAITHSLPLSHWHFEETSEWTLAYPAFLCXFEYVLSLVAKYFDQVMLNVHNMNYFSLRTLFFQRFSVIFTDALFVYAVYEIELYHNIQLSPDSATGITDIYFQYNGFLFGLLLLSISWLFQKRHVEXAFFFAILHFKHVYFYVAPAYSIYLLCSYCLAANKLDCSLKSFSNFSFLEGPLPCILGFKILGLIQCFGQSSVCHWFGIETS; this is encoded by the exons ATGCCAGATAACCCTCCCA CAATCTGGGTGACTCTCCTCAAATGCCTTCTCATATCTACCTACCATTCTACAGATTATGAAGTACACCACAACTGGCTTGCTATTACTCACAGTTTGCCATTATCACATTGGCATTTTGAGGAAACTTCAGAGTGGACCTTGGCTTACCCTGCATTTTTGT GATTTGAATACGTCCTGTCACTTGTTGCCAAATATTTTGATCAAGTGATGCTTAATGTTCATAATATGAATTACTTCAGTTTAAGAACCTTATTTTTCCAGAGATTTTCTGTCATCTTTACAGATGCACTCTTTGTGTATGCTGTCTATGAGATTGAATTATATCACAACATTCAGCT TTCTCCTGACTctgccactggtattacagacaTTTATTTCCAGTACAATGGATTCCTATTTGGATTATTGttgctctccatttcatggttattTCAGAAAAGGCATGTGGAATGAGCATTTTTCTTTGCCATTCTACATTTTAAGCACGTCTACTTCTATGTAGCACCAGCTTACAGTATATACCTGCTATGCTCTTACTGTCTTGCTGCAAATAAACTGGATTG CAGCCTCAAGTCTTTTTCCAACTTTTCCTTTCTAGAGGGGCCTCTGCCATGCATACTGGGCTTCAAAATTCTGGGCCTTATACAATGCTTTGGACAAAGTTCTGTCTGTCACTGGTTTGGAATTGAAACTTCTTGA